One window of Pocillopora verrucosa isolate sample1 chromosome 9, ASM3666991v2, whole genome shotgun sequence genomic DNA carries:
- the LOC131775383 gene encoding bifunctional arginine demethylase and lysyl-hydroxylase PSR, with protein sequence MALIYTIIFLLFVPASLTDGLFEILLPKNTSLWVANGKARRVTFAYDQGEVDNWNVELTDGRDHTAHAYSTDIIFPQKIGGKLVYVKQVHVPETLKSGEYKVKICGLLKDGRKLCQKSDAFHIEGDQMESSRNKDDLQPHEKRFRSRLSAFEDYLRKLDVVDIWPIHETHCTIPKIHKPSKEEFTEKCMKPGQACIITGMMENWKAMDKWLFETFQHDPRIEDGVYIGQRLTPVPLTNYVKYLKERAANETAPWVIFMSDVFDLYPELREDYIIPDFFAESDDFMNNVDEELRLDWRWIIMAAKRSGSGWHVDPANTTGWLALVQGAKLWGMYPPSVYHIPGVKNNYYQKRDYDMEDAFYWWIYTRPYLKGNLPIECVQKPGDIVFIPTGWWHSVLNLDDTVSVTQNFCNKYSLRNCLSELKEQADSDGGFIGRTFEQLRELYATKYPQYFEQEDLDFEAPVKGHGLTEEDEKSRRLQVLKDFLAGNTKTIV encoded by the exons cCAGCCTTACAGACGGACTATTTGAAATATTACTTCCTAAAAATACGAGTTTATGGGTCGCAAATGGAAAGGCAAGGCGAGTCACCTTCGCATATGATCAGGGGGAGGTCGACAACTGGAATGTGGAACTTACGGACGGCAGAGATCATACTGCTCATGCGTACTCAACTGATATAATATTTCCGCAGAAAATTGGCGGAAAATTAGTTTATGTAAAGCAAGTACACGTGCCTGAGACCTTGAAAAGTGGCGAATACAAGGTGAAAATATGTGGATTGCTTAAAGATGGCAGGAAACTGTGTCAAAAGTCTGATGCGTTTCACATCGAAGGCGATCAAATGGAAT CTTCGCGTAACAAAGATGACCTTCAGCCGCACGAAAAGAGATTTAGATCCAGACTGAGCGCTTTTGAAGATTATTTGCGGAAACTGGACGTAGTGGACATCTGGCCGATACACGAAACACATTGTACTATCCCAAAGATACATAAACCCAGCAAAGAAGAGTTCACTGAGAAATGCATGAAACCAG GTCAGGCTTGTATTATAACGGGCATGATGGAAAACTGGAAAGCCATGGACAAGTGGCTGTTTGAGACATTCCAGCATGATCCTCGCATAGAGGACGGCGTGTATATTGGTCAGAGGCTAACCCCGGTGCCACTAACAAATTACGTGAAGTATCTGAAGGAGAGAGCCGCCAACGAGACTGCGCCGTGGGTTATCTTTATGTCAGATGTGTTTGATCTGTATCCTGAGCTGCGAGAG GACTACATCATCCCAGACTTCTTTGCGGAGTCAGATGACTTCATGAACAATGTGGATGAAGAGCTTCGCCTTGACTGGCGATGGATTATCATGGCTGCCAAACGGAGTGGCTCAGGATGGCACGTAGACCCTGCCAATACAACTGGCTGGTTGGCTCTGGTACAAGGGGCTAAATTATGGGGCATGTACCCTCCCTCGGTCTACCACATTCCAG GTGTGAAGAATAATTACTACCAAAAAAGAGACTATGACATGGAGGATGCGTTTTACTGGTGGATTTACACCCGACCGTATTTG AAGGGCAACCTTCCCATAGAGTGCGTGCAGAAGCCAGGTGATATCGTGTTTATACCGACCGGATGGTGGCACAGTGTCCTCAATCTGGACGACACTGTTAGCGTTACGcagaatttttgtaacaaatacAG TTTGAGAAACTGTCTCAGCGAACTTAAGGAACAGGCAGACAGTGATGGCGGCTTTATTGGCAGAACATTCGAACAGCTCAGGGAGTTATACGCTACGAAATATCCCCAGTATTTTGAACAGGAAGATCTGGATTTTGAGGCACCCGTCAAAGGACATGGACTCACTGAAGAGGACGAAAAGTCCAGAAGACTGCAAGTTTTGAAAGACTTCCTCGCAGGGAATACTAAAACTATTGTTTGA
- the LOC131775376 gene encoding melatonin receptor type 1A-like — protein sequence MEVYSRSTTHKSIQGFFLVSIDFLAISGNIIVCWVVFRKRKTLRVPYLYVFALAVSDLTVAICCFPLCIQAFFENAWAHGHILCQFTGFLIYFWAGISVPTLALTAVNRYFRVVKTQIYRNYFSVKSSLFLIMSVWVFTLCDGFLSTFVGPVIYQYDSRFFFCIGTFASKKHRLIIGVLLHLVHVFIPLVVIVACYVSVFKTIRTHNANITPSFQAWRNQPLVAVNAWEIRVTRLLFLVILGFFVCWIPVIIIGILSHSSVANLPAFAYELYTFLAMTSTVINPFVYGLGNREFRREFMGIFKGT from the coding sequence ATGGAAGTATATTCCAGAAGTACAACTCATAAATCCATACAGGGATTTTTTCTGGTTTCCATAGACTTCCTCGCAATCTCTGGAAATATCATCGTCTGCTGGGTTGTCTTTAGAAAGCGAAAGACGCTTCGCGTTCCATATTTATATGTGTTTGCTTTAGCAGTCTCGGATTTGACTGTAGCGATATGCTGTTTCCCTCTCTGTATCCAGGCGTTTTTCGAAAATGCGTGGGCTCACGGCCATATCTTGTGCCAGTTCACTGGTTTTCTCATTTACTTCTGGGCAGGGATTTCTGTTCCAACCCTTGCTTTAACTGCAGTGAATCGCTATTTCCGTGTGGTCAAAACGCAAATATATCGCAACTACTTTTCGGTGAAGTCAAGCCTCTTCCTGATCATGTCTGTATGGGTATTTACGCTTTGTGATGGTTTCTTATCGACCTTCGTTGGACCAGTGATATATCAATACGATTCGCGATTTTTCTTCTGCATTGGAACATTCGCCAGCAAAAAGCACCGATTAATCATCGGTGTGCTATTGCACTTGGTTCATGTCTTTATTCCTCTTGTTGTCATCGTGGCTTGCTACGTGAGTGTATTCAAGACAATACGAACGCATAACGCAAATATAACGCCCTCATTCCAAGCGTGGCGAAACCAGCCTTTGGTAGCCGTGAATGCATGGGAAATACGTGTTACGCGGTTACTGTTTTTAGTGATCTTGGGGTTTTTCGTATGCTGGATACCTGTCATAATTATTGGGATTTTGTCGCACTCATCAGTAGCGAATTTACCTGCATTTGCTTACGAATTGTACACCTTTTTGGCAATGACTTCCACTGTAATCAACCCATTCGTATACGGGTTGGGGAATCGGGAATTTCGGCGAGAGTTTATGGGAATTTTTAAAGGCACATGA